The Pseudonocardia sp. EC080619-01 genome segment GGGTCGTGAAGCTGACGGGTCCCGGTATGGGTTCCGATGGCGACACCGGCCATCCCGAGTTCTGTCACGGATCGCCGCGCCTCCTCGATCGCGGCGGCCGGGTCCTGCAGCGGTAGTGCTCCGAGGCCGCGGAACCGCTCGCGGTCGGTTCCGACGAGTTCGGCCAGCTGCTCGTTCTGCGCGCGTGCGTACCGGACCCCGAGGTCGGGATCGGCGTCGTGCAGGAATGTGAACGGGGTGGGCATGACCACCTGGGTGGCGACGCCGTCGCGATCCATGTCCGCGACCCGCGACCGCGGATCCCGGGCCGAGGAGCCCAGCACCCGGACGAGTTCACCGCGCTGGCGGACCTCGATCCTCCCGCCCTGCTCGGACACCACCGGCCAGCCCTGGCCGATCGCACGGTCGTCGGGCGGTGGGAGCCCGCGTGGGAAGAAGTGCGTGTGGACGTCAAGCATCGGTGTCGACCGGGGGACGCCACACGTTCGATGTCCACCGGCCGGGTGCCATCGCCCGCGGCCGATGGTCGGGATCAGTGATCTTGCCGTGGTCGATGCAGAATTCGACACTCAGCGGCACCTCCCCGGGACCGGCGGCGTAGAAGCCCATCGAGCCGGAGGTGGGGTGTCGCAGCATGTCCCGGTCGAACGGCTCGCCGTCGGTGTTCTCGATCAGGTTCTGACGGACCCGCATCAGGTCGTCGACGTCGTTGAGGTGCAGCGCGACGTGGTCGAGCAGCGGCGGCGCCCCGCGCCCGAACCCGAGTACGAGTGCGTGGTGGAAGCCGTTACCGGCCCGCAGGAACACCGTGCGCCCCAGAACCCGGTCGGACTCGAGCAGCCCGAGGACCCGGCCGTAGAAGTCGACCGACGCGTCGAGATCGGAGACCGCGACGACGGCGTGCAGAAGCTCGGTCGGGTTGATCCACGGTGCGGTCGGTTCGACACCGACGTTGCCCATGTCGGCGAACAGCTCGATCTCGTAGCCGTCCGGGTCGGCGAACCGGATCGCATCACCGGTCCGGTCGCCGGGGTGTTCGGCGATCTCCACGCCCTCGTTCTTGAGCCGATCACGGTAGGTCTCGAGGTCCGACCGGGTGTGGACCTCGAAGGCCATCCGGCGGACACCCGGGGTGCCCGTGGCCCGGTGCAGGATCAGCCAGTGGTGATCGGTGCCGCCGCGCAGGTAGATCGTGTCGTCGGTCTGATCGGCGATCTCGAGCTGGCCGAACCGGGTCCACCAGCGAGCGGCGGCCGACAGGTCGGCGACGTCGAGTGCGACGTAGCCGAGCCGCCACGGGACGAGATGGCGCTGTGCTGTGTCGGTCATGTTCGTCCTTTCGGGATGTGGGTGCGGACGGCGTCCGCCGGTGACCGGTCGTCGCGTCACAACATCGTCGAGCCGCCGTTGACGCTGACGACCTGGCCGGTGATGAACGAGGCCTCCTCGCTGGCGAGGTAGAGCACCGTGGAGGCGACCTCCGCGGTCCGCCCGAAGCGGCCGAGCGGAATCAGTGCCGTGTTGCGGCGGAAGCGTTCGACCGCATCGGCCGGTTGCGACCGCACGTACGGGGTGACGGTCCCGGTGGGCGCGACGGTGTTGACGGTGATCCCGTCGGGAGCGAACTCGCGGGCCAGGCCGGTGGTGATCCCGTGCACGCCACCCTTGGCCGCGTTGTAGACCGCGTGCTGGAACAGCCCGTTACGCACCGAGTCGGCCCCGACGTTGACGATCCGCCCGTAGCCCGCCTCGCGCATCGGGCGCAGACCGGCCCGCGAGCACCACACGACGGTCCACAGGTTCCGATCGACGGTCTCGCGGATCGTGTCGGGCGTGTGGTCGAAGAGATCGCGGATGATCCCGCCGCCGGCGTTGTTGACCAGGACGTCGATCCGGCCGAAGGCGCGCATCGCTTCGTCGACCACTGCCTGGGCGCCCTCCTCCGATGCCAGGTCCGAATCGACGTAGCGCCAGTCCGGGGCGTCCGGGCCGAGTGAGTCCGCGACCGAGTCCCGGCCGCTGTCCGCCCGGTCGGCGGCCACGACGTGTGCTCCCTCCCGCGCCGCGCGCGCGACGATCGCGGCGCCGATGCCTCCGGCGGCGCCGGTGACCACGACGACCCGACCCGCGAAACGTTCGGGGCAGGTGAAGGTGTCACCGTCGGCGTCGGTGACCATTCAGCGTCCCAGGAGGAAGTCGAGGTGGACGCGGTTGAACTCCTCGGGGCGCTCGAACTGCGGCCAGTGACCGGCACCCTCGATCACGACGAAGGTGGAGTCGGGGATCCAGTCCGCGACCTGCTGGCCGACCTCCGGTGGCGCGGTCGGGTCGTGGTCGGTCCAGAGCACCAGCACCGGGCAGGCGACCTTCTGCCAGTCCTGTTGCACCAGGCAGTTGCGGTCCTGGCCGTCGGGATCGGTGTGGCGCTTGAGGATGTCGGCCATCCGCACCAGGTACTCGGGGCTGCGGTAGATCGCCAGGCGGGTGGCGACGAGATCGTCGGTCACCATCGACGAGTCGGCCATCAGCCACTCGAGCCGCTTGCGAACGCTGTCCTCAGTCGCGTCGCGCACCGCGGCCATCGACAACGCGGCGAGATTCTGGACGACGTCGTCGGGCAGGCGCAGGGCCGCGCCGGTGTTGAGGACGATCCGGTCGACCCGGTCGGGGTGCAACAGCGCGAACCAGGCCGCGATGCCGGCCCCCATCGACTCGCCGCTGAGCGACACGCGCTCGATCCCCTCGGCGTCGAGGAACGCGACCAGGTGGTCGACATAGTCGCGGAAGTCGTAGGAGCCCTCCGGCTTGTCGCTGAACCCGTGCCCGACCATGTCGATGGCGTAGGTGTGGAAGTGCTCACCGTGCGCACCGAGGTTGCGGACGTAGGCCTCGGCGTGTCCGCCGGTCCCGTGGATCATCACCAGTGCCGGTGCGTCAGCGCTCCCGCTCTCCAGGACCCGGGTACGGACACCATCGGCGTCGACCCACCGTTGGGTGACCGGGACCCCGCGCAGGTCCTGCCAGATGCTTGTCGTGCTCATCGTGTTCTCCTCTCGTATCCCACGCCCGAGGTGGCAATGACTCCGTCGGCCTCACAGCACGATGGACAGGACACCACCGACGTCACGCAGCGTGCTGTGCCCGAGAACGGCTCGTTTGGAGGCGATACGTAGCCCGTCGGGGGTACGGCGCAGGACATAGTGCAGGTCCGCGACATAGGACGTGGTCCCGGCGAGGCGTGCGCGGTGGACCTGCACCGCGCACCGCACCGTGATCTCGTTTACCGACCCCGGCCGTACCCGGACGTTGCTGATGAACCGGGTCGTGATCGATCGAGGGTTCTCGATATGAGCCCACGTGCTGCGCAGGCGCTGGACGCGGCCACGGATGCCCTCGGCGTCGTCGTCGATGAGTGCGAGATCCCGGTCGGGATCGCCGTGCGGGTTGTCGGTGGAGGGCACCAGATACCGGCAGTCCGGGGTGAACAGGGCACGCCACGACTCGAGTTCCCAGTCGTCGAGGAGCTCGGCCTCGTAGTAGAGGAAGTCCTCCACCTCGGCTCGGTCGGCGACCGCGGCCGGCGACGCCGTCTGAGTGGTGCTCACGTCGTGGCGCCCATCAGATCGTCCCACCGGCGCCAGAACGTCCGCATCTGCAGCTCGTCCCAGTTCGCGGGCGCGTCGTCGTCCATTCCTCGAGAGACGTCGTTCCAGCCTTCCCCCGGCCGGCTGGTGTACCCGCGCTGACAGGACTCGAGGGCCTCGTTGTCGTCGGGCGTGGCGAGCCCGGCGGGCCCGAGGAAGGACAGGAACGACTCGTGTCGCACCCGCCGGGCACGGTCGGTCTCCTGCGCGGGGGCGAGCGACCAGGCGGTCACCTTCATGTGGTCCGGCCGATCCGGGAAGAACGTCCGGACGATCACCGCCATGATGTTGTTGATCACCAGATTGGGAAAGATCAGCATGTTGAAGTCGAGGTTCGCGATCAGGTCGGCCCGTTCGGCGCCGTGCGTCTCGACCAGCCTGCGATGGGACTCTTCGACGATCGACCGGGTCCCCTCCCCCATCGATGGCTTCCAACGGGCGATCGGACGCCCCCAGGGCGCCTGCTTGACCGTGACGGTGTGGCCGTTGCCCAGATCGAACGCGTGCGAGTCCTGCCAGTCCTTCTCGGTACTGCCGGCGATCCGGTCGCCGCGTGACTTCTGGACGTCGAGGTAGGTCTTGTGCACCGGGATCGCGTGGTAGCCGTCGGAGCTGTTCTCCGCGAGGAGCTTCCAGTTCGAGCGCATCGAGTACTCGTGGGTACCCGCGACGGCGACGACTCCGCCCGCCCCGCTGCCCTGGTCCGCAGTCAGGTCCAGATAGAACCGCGCACCGCCGAGGTAGTCGACGAGCGATTCCTGGAACGGGTTGAAGGTGGCGAACACGAAACCGCGATAGCTGTCGACCGCGGCCGGGCGGGCAAGTCCGTGGTCTGCTTTATCGAAACCGGCGGGAAACCCTTCGGCGTCCGGCATCGACACCAGAGTGCCGGCACTGTCGAATGACCAGGAATGGTAGAAGCAGCGGAACCGACGGGTGTTCCCGCGACGTTCTCGACACACCTCCGCACCCCGGTGCGAACATGAGTTGTGCAGGACATTGATCTGCCCACTGCGGTCACGCGTGAACAGCATCGGACGTCCTGCCACCTCACGCGCGACGAAGTCGCCCGCTTCCGGGATCTCCGACTCATGCCCCACGTAGATCCAGCAGGCGGCGAAGATCCGGTTGCGCTCGGCGTCGAGGACATCAGCCCGAGTGAACGCCGACCGGTTGACCAGAAAGCGATTCGGATCACGCAGATCGCGGACGAACTCCCCGTCCCGCGAGGGAACTCGGAGCCGTTCGGGGGTCCGGTTGTCCTCTGGCGTCAGAGTGGTCATAACCCTCCTTCTCAATGGTTCAACCATAAGGTTTACGGGAGCTCCGGTCAAGCACCGTCACTGCGCCGACGACGATTCCGGAAGCCAGAGAGCGACCTCCGGAAAGAAGATCAAGAACACCAGCATCGCGACGGCGACGGCGACGAACCAACCGATTCCTCGGAACACCTCCGACAACCCGATCCGCGCGCCGAGATTCACCTCGGAGTTCTGCGCCGTGCGGAACACGACATAGGTGAGGACCCCGATCGGTGGCGTGATCATGGCCAACTCGACGACGATCACCATGAACACGCCGAACCACAGCGCGCTGATGTCGAAGGCGTCGATGACGGGCAGGAGCAGTGGCACGGTCAGCAGGACGATCGCAAGACCGTCCATGAACATCCCGAGCACGAGGAACACCAGGACGAGCACGAGCAGGAAGGTCACCCGTGAGAGCCCCAGGCCGGTGAGACCGACGGTGAGCGCGTCGGCGACCCCGCTCAGTGTCAGCATCCGAGTGATGACGAAGACGCCCATGAGGAGCAGGGAGATCGACGAGACGACGACGGCACACTCTCGCACACAGGCCACCAGCGTCCGGCCGAGAAAAACCACGCTGCGGTCGGGCCCGAAGAGCCAGCCCAGCACGACCGCCGCGAGGGCCCCGACGGCGCCGGCCTCGGTCGGGGTGAACAACCCCGAGTACATCCCCCCGATGATCACGACTGCGATCACCGCAACGGGCGTGACCCCCCGTAGCGAGCGCACACGCTCGCCCCAGCCGACGCTGCGTGTGCTCGGCGGGCCGAGCGAGTGGTCCAGTGTGCACCGCAGAACGATCATCGCGCTGAACCCCAGAGCGAGAAGCACGCCCGGGACCAGGGCCGAGAGCAGCTGCGGACCGACCGGAGTCTCGGCAACGCTGGCGTAGATGACGAGCACAACGCTCGGCGGGATCAACATCCCCACACTGCCCGACGCGGCGACGACCGCGGTGGCCAGGGAGGGACGGTAGCCATGCCGGAGCATCTCCGGGATCGCGGTACGACCGATCGCGTAGGAAATGGCGATCGAGCTTCCACTTGCCGAGGCCATGCCCGCACCGGTCAGGTTGGTCGCGACGGCCAGGCCGCCGGGGAGGCGCCCGAACCAGTTCTGGGCCGCGACAAAGAACTTGCCGATGATGTGGAACCGGCCCATGGCCACACCCATGAGTACGAACAACGGGATGACCGACAGGCTCCAGCTGGCGGCCTCGCCGAAGCCGACGTGCTCGAACGTGACCGCCAGGGCACCAGGACCGACGATCTTCCAGATTCCGAGCCCGCCCGCGACCGTCATCGCCAGACCGACGTGCATGCCGCACAGCAGAAGGAGCACTGAGAGCAGAACCGCCAGGCCGCCGACAGCCTGTCCTGCCAGACCATCGACAAACAGGACGACGAGCGTGACCAGGACGGCGGCCCCGATCGTCGACCAGTAGGTGATCTCGGACGGGGTGAAGGACCACCGTTGCTTCAGCGGGTCCCGACCCGTCGTGCCGGTATTCACCTCGGTGTTCGTACCCGAGCTACTCATGGCTCTCACTCCCCACTGTGCGGACACGACGGGCCAGCGAACTCGTCAACTGCATCGCGAACAACGCGAACCCGAGCGCAACCACCGTCTTCGTCGGCCAGACGGGGATAGCCACCGCACCCACCGCGACCTCCTGCACCCGGATCGACGACACCGCAGCGAGAAGCGAGAACCAGGTCAGCGCACTGACCGTCGCCACTCCGACCGCATCGACGACGATCTCGGCCCACTGTCTGGAGCGGCGCGGGAGACGCTCGACCAGGACACCGGCCTTGATGTGCTCCCCCATCCGCTCGGCTTGCCCCATCCCGAACATCACGATCAGCACCATCGACCAGTACTGGGTCAGCTCGAGGGTGCCCGGCAACGGGCCGTTGCCCACATTGCGCGACACCACGTCGGCTGAGATGTGCAATGCCATCAGCACGGTGACGACTCCACCCACCATCGCGACGACGGCGAGCGCTCGCTGCCACCGCGTCGGGGTGCGCACCGACAGGTGGTCTTCCACCGCCTGCTCCGCCTCCGGCGGCGGACTCACTCCGTTCCCCACTGCGCTCATCCGGGGTCCACCGGTGAGGGCAGCACACGCCCAACAACTTCATCGCGGTACCGCGTCAGATCCAGTGCCGTCCCCGCTTCGGACAGCGCAGGGTCGCCATAGCCGAGTGAACGCAGCCGGCGGTCCCAGTCCGCGAGCAACGCGTCGTAACGAGCGATAGTCCCGGCCGGGTCCTCGAGCCCCTCGGGCGGGTCGGCGACCATGTCCTCGACCACCCGGCCGTGATGGACACGCACCGCGTCGACCATCTCCGCGGCCGGCTCGTGGAAGGTCATGCCGTGCTCGGCCGGCCCCTCGGTGCGTAGCCGCTCCTCGTAGCGGATCCCCTCCTCCCGCAGTAGTCCCTCGTACCAGGTGTAGAGCGATGCCTCGATCGCCTGTTGCGCGTCTGCCGGCAGGGACTCCCACACGTCGAGGTTGATCACCTCGTACTGCGAGTAACCGTTCATGGGAACCCGGGTGTAGTGCGGCGCCACCTCCCAGAGCCCATAGGCGACCATGAACTTGGGCATCGCCACGGTGCAGTCGATCACTCCGCGTTGGAGCCCGGTGTAGATGTCTCCGGTGGGCAGGTTGACCGGGATCATGCCCAGCGCCTCGATGTCGCCGTCGATGAACGATCCACCACTGCGGACCCGCTTCCCGCGCGCCTCGTCGAGTGTGCGGACCGGTTCGGTGCACGCGAGGTTGTAGGTCGTGATGGGCGTGAAGGTGAACAGCGGCTTGAGGTTCGCCTCACGCAGCTGAGCGGTGATCAGGTCGTCGGTCAGGACGAACTGGGTGATCGCCGCGAAGCCCTGCATCAGTCCGAGGGGTGCCTGCGGATCGACCTTCTGGTTCAGATAGGTGATCCAGTGACTGACCGGGAACTGTGACGGGTACTTGTCGGGCCCGAACATCCCCATATCGGCCACGCCGCCGCCGACGCCCTCGGCGGTCTCCTCGGCGGTCAACAGGCTTCCACCCCAGTAGTCGTCGAACCGGATCTTTCCGCGAGTCCGCTCGGTGACCTCCTCTGCGAACCTGCGGAACGGACCGGCAGCGGACGGGGCGGTGAAGCTCGCGTATCGCAGTGTGATCGGCTCCATGTCGTCCAGGCTGGAACCGGAGATGTCGCGACCGGCACTGCAGCCACCCGCGACGAGGGCGACACAGAGCGTCAGAACACACCAGATGCTCCGGCGGCGGAGGCGCCGACGAGGCGCGCGGACGTGTGGTGGTGAATGGTTCCCAGCAGTCATGGCTTCCTTGCCTCGGCTCGGGACGGCAGCCGTCGACCACGCCGCGATCCACGAGGCAGGCGCAATTCTGAGCTCGTGAGCTGCGAAAACGATAAAGGGTCAATGGCTGGACCTATGCACCGTAAGCTGGCTCACACGATGGTGTCAACAGCGGGAACGAGGGCCGGGACGCTCCACTGCGCGATCAGATCCTGTGTGCCGCCGGGTGGAACGAGGGGCTACCCATACGACACCGGGCTGACTCACCCTGCCGCGGTGAGGACGAGCGAAGCAGGCACCACGATGCGTGCCGCAGCAAGCCACAGTGGCGCGATCACACTCGAGGCTGTGGCGACACCCGTTCTCGGACCAGGCGAGGTCCTGCTTGAGGTCGAGTCGGCGGGCATGAACCGCTCGGATCTGCTCCACACGGCAGGCCGCTACCGGCAACGAGCCTTCGCACACCCCGATCGGCCCGACGTTCCCGGCTCGGAGCTTCTCGGCCACGTCGTCGAGGTGCATCCGACGGTGCACGGGATCGCCGCCGGTGACCGGGCCTTCGCGCTGACCTCACGAGCGCACGCCGATTACGTCGCCGTGGACGCGCGGCTCCTGTTACCGGCCCGTCCTGGCGACGCAGACAGCCTCGGCGCAATGGCGATGGCGTCGATGACCGCGTTCGACGCCTTGGTCCGCCTGGGCGGGCTGGCATCCGGGCACAACGTCCTGATCACCGGCGCCAGCTCGGGGGTCGGGCTCGTAGCGCTGGGATTGGCTCGAGCGTGGGGCGCGGGCTCGGTCGTCGCGACATCGCGGTCACCGGAGACCGCCGACCTTCTTCGCGAGCACGGTGCGACCTCGGTCGCGCACGACGAGTCCGAGGTCACCACGATCGGGCGACAGGTCGGATTCGATCTGGTCGTCGACCACGTCGGTGGCACGGTTCTCGAGGCCGCAGTCACAGGGCTGCGAGACAGAGCCACCGTGGTCTCGGTCGGACGGCTCGGCGGTCGCACCGCCACGATCGATCTTGTCGACCTGGCAGGCCGGCGGGCGAGCCTGATCGGAACGACCTGGAAGACCCGCCACCTCGACGAGATCGCCGACGTCGCCGCACGAGTCCGCGCCGAGGTTCTCCCCCTGGTGCACCGAGGGGAGATCACGGTGCCGGTAGCCCACCGGATCCCGTTCGAGGAGATCGACCAGGCCTACCGGCTGCTCGCATCGGGGTACAGGAAGCCCGGGAGGATCCTCATCGAGCGGAACGGACATCAGCGCGGACGACGCGCTCCCTCATAGGACGCCTCGAGCCAGATCGTGTGCAGCCGCCCGAGGTGATCGGTCATCTCCTCCACGGCCCCGTCGGTGTCCCGCGCGCGCAGGCGCTCGAGGAGGCGGCTCCGCGACCGGGTGATCATGTCGTCACGTGTGGGACCGATGGCGAGAACGACTGTCCGCATGACCTCCATCAGCGAAGCCATCGTGGCAATGATGATCTTGTTGCCGGTCGCCTCGGCCAGGATGTTGTGGAACTCGATGTGTACGAGCGCCTTCTTCTCCCACTGTTCCTCATCGGTGAGCCGTGCAGCCTCCACGATGTTGGCCTCGAGACGGTCGAGCGTGGCCTCATCGGCTCGCTCGCAGGCGACCCGCACCACGATCGACTCGATCCACCCGCGAGCCTCGGTGAGCTCGCTGAGCGACAGACTTCCGAGCTCCAGCTGATCGGAGATGCTGCTGGCGATCCTGCTCGGATCCGCGTGGGCGACGAACGCACCGCCGGTCGCACCACGACGCAGCTCGACCAACCCAGCGATCTCGAGCATCCGCATCGCCTCGCGAACGGTGTTGCGACTGACTTCGAACTGCTCGGCCAGTGCCCGCTCGGCGGGAAGCCGATCACCAGGACGGAGCGACCCGTCCCTGATCCCGGACCGGATCTGGCTGATGATCTCTTCAAAGGCCCGCCGCGGACGGGCCGGCTGGAACCGGTTGTCGCTCATCCCTCGTCCCATCGTCCGGCGCGCTGCACGGCTGCCACCAACTCCGGCCTTAGGTCGGACCAATGACACGCTACCTGGTCGAGGCCAGCGCTTCATGATGGGTCGTAGCTGCCCGACGAACCACGGCACGCCCTACGCCTGTCCCGCCCGCCCTGCCCCGCCGACACCGCCAGGGAGCGCGCAGACCGTCCGCCGCTACGCGACGGCAGCGACCGGCAGCGACCGGGCTGGCCCCTTGGAGCGTCAGGCCAGCCAGTGCTCACCGCGACATGATCGCCTGCCAGGCCCGCGGACGGACTCCGCGATCACCGCCGGATCCGGTCGTGGTCATTGGCGAGGTCGAGCGCGATGTCGACGATCATGTCTTCCTGGCCGCCAACCAGGCCGCGGCGGCCGACCTCGACGAGGATGTCGCGGGTGTCGAGCCCGTACTCGGTGGCAGCGCGCTCGGCGTGGCGCAGGAAGCTGGAGTAGACCCCGGCGAACCCGAGGGTGAGCGTCTCCCGGTCGACCCGGACCGGACGGTCCTGCAGGGGCCGGATGATGTCGTCTGCGGCGTCCTGCAGCGCGAACAGGTCACAGCCGTGGGTCCAGCCGTGGATGTCGGCCACGGCGATGAACGCCTCGATCGGACAGTTGCCCGCGCCCGCACCGTGCCCGGCCAGCGAGGCGTCGACGCGGGTGACGCCCTCCTCGACCGCGACGACGGAGTTCGCCACCGACAGCGACAGGTTCTCGTGGGCGTGCACGCCGATCTGGGTGCCCGGGTCGAGGACGTCGCGGTAGGCGCGGATCCGGTCCCGGACGTCACCCATGGTGAGCCGGCCGCCGGAGTCGGTGACATAGACGCAGTGCGCGCCGGCGTCTTCCATGATCGTGGCTTGCTTGGCGAGATCCGTCGCGGGAGCCATGTGGGACATCATCAGGAATCCGGAGACGTCCATGCCCAGCTCGCGGGCCTTGCCGATGTGCTGGATCGCGATGTCGGCCTCGGTGGCGTGGGTCGCGACGCGGACCGAACGGACGCCGAGGTCGTACGCCTTCTGCAGGTCGTGCAGAGTGCCGATGCCGGGCAGCAGCAGGGTGGTCAGCACCGCACGGTCCACGGCCTCGGCCGCCGCGGAGATCCACTCCCAGTCGGTGTTGCTGCCGGGGCCGTAGGTGAGGCTGGCTCCGGCCAGGCCGTCACCGTGGGAGACCTCGATCGCGTCGACACCGGCGACGTCGAGGGCGGCGGCGATGCGGCCGACGTCGGCGGGGTCCATGCGGTGCCGGACGGCGTGCATCCCGTCGCGCAGGGTGACGTCCTGGATGTAGAGCGCGGGCGCGCCGGCGCCGCCGGGGGTCTGGGCGGGCTGCTGGCTGGTCATCGCAGGGCCTCCGCGGGCTTCGAGTCGGTGGCGCGAGCGGCGAGGAGCTCGGCGGTGCGCAAGGCGGCCGAGGTCATGATGTCGAGGTTTCCGGCGTAGGCCGGCAGGTAGTGCGCGGCCCCCTCGACCTCCAGGAAGACCTGGACCTTCCACGCCGGGCGCGGGGTACCGGCGGGCACGAGTGTGTCGAGCGGCTCGTCGTCCGGGACCGGGGTGACCTGAACCTGCTGCTTGAGGCGGTAGCCGGGCACGTAGCGGGCGACCTGGTCGACCATCTCGTGAACCGAGGCGCGGATGGCGTCGGGATCGGCGTCACCGACCAGACACAGCACCGTGTCGCGCATGATCATGGGCGGCTCGGCCGGGTTGAGCACGATGATGGCCTTGCCGCGCTCGGCGCCGCCGACCTTCTCGATAGCCGCCGAGGTGGTCTCGGTGAACTCGTCGATGTTGGCGCGGGTACCGGGGCCGGCCGAGCGCGACGAGATCGAGGCGACGATCTCGCCGTAGCGGACCGGGGCGACCTTCGCGATCGCGGCGACCATCGGGATCGTGGCCTGCCCGCCGCAGGTGACCATGTTGACGTTGCGGACCTCAGCATGGTCGTCGAGGTTGACCGCGGGCACGACGAACGGGCCGACCGCGGCCGGGGTCAGGTCGATCAGGATCTTGCCGTGAGGGGCGAGCTTCTCGGCGTTGGCCACGTGCGCACGCGCCGAGGTCGCGTCGAACACGACATCGATCTCGTCGAAGTTCGGCAGGGCCATCAGCCCGTCGACGCCGTCGGCGGTCGCCGCGATGCCGAGCCGCGTCGCGCGGGCCAGCCCGTCGGACTCGGGGTCGATGCCGACCATCGCCCCCATCTCGAGGTTCTCCGACAGCCGGATGACCTTCATCATCAGGTCGGAGCCGATGTTGCCGGATCCGATGATGGCGACCTTGGTGCTCATGCCGTACCCCCGGTGGTGAAGCGGGCGCGGACCTCGCCGAGGCCGGTCAGCGTCGCGGTGAACTCGTCGCCGGGTGAGACCGGTGTCATCGGTCCGAGGGCGCCGGAGAGGACGACCTCGCCCGCGCTCAGCGGGGAGCCGTACTCGCGGGCGGTGCGGGCGAGCCAGACCAGGGCGTTGATCGGGTCGCCGAGGCAGGCGGCGCCGGTACCCGAGGACAGGACCTGTCCGTCGCGGCCGGTGAGGGTCATCTCGACGGTGCGCAGATCGGTGTCGCCGAGCTCATGCCGGTCGTCGCCGAGGACGTAGAGGCCACTGGAGGCGTTGTCGGCGACGGTGTCGACGATGGTGATATCCCAGCCGGCGACCCGGCTGTCCACGATCTCCAGGGCGGGGACCAGCTGCGCGACCGCGGCCCGCGCGGTGGCGGGGTCGATGTCGTCGGAGTCCAGATCCCGCCCGAGCACGAATGCGATCTCGGCCTCGATCCGCGGCTGAAGAAGCCGCCCGATGTCGATCGGGGTGTCCAGCGGGCAGCCCATGTCGGCGAACAGCACACCGAAGTCGGGCTGGTCGACGCCCAGCTGGGTCTGCACGGCCGGGGAGGTCAGGCCGATCTTGCGCCCCGAGATCACGCGGCCCGCGTCGAGCTGCGTACGGGTGAGCACGGACTGCACGGCATAACCGGTCGCGACCGAGACGTCGGGCAGCAGGTCGCGTACCGGTGCACACGGCCGTCCGGTCCGCTCGGCCTCGAGCAGCTGCTCCGCCGCGGCGCGTACCTCACCGGTGAGGGAAGTGGTCATGTCTCGACCGTGCCCTATCCGATGCGAAACGCTGGCATCGTGCGTTCCACTCCACGAAACGGCGCCCAGGCCGAGCGGCTCTCGTCAGTCCGCGCGGGCACTGCGGCTACTGTCGGAGTTCCGGGCGGGTGAGCCGGACGTGTCGCCGGCCGAGCTGTCGCGGCGCCCTGACGGTGTCGACCACGCGGCCGAGTGGCCAAGCCGACGGCGTTCGGGCTGCTTAGAGCAGCTCTTCCACCACTCGGCGGCCACTGACGAAGAGAGCCCGGGCGAGCACGATCTCACCCCTCGAGGCGGCCGACAGCCCCCGTTCATGCAGCAATGCCGACCGCGGCCCCTCAGGCCACCGACCGCCGCACGCTGTGACTCGCACGACGGCGGTGGCACCGTCCGGGCCTA includes the following:
- a CDS encoding 2-keto-4-pentenoate hydratase; this encodes MTTSLTGEVRAAAEQLLEAERTGRPCAPVRDLLPDVSVATGYAVQSVLTRTQLDAGRVISGRKIGLTSPAVQTQLGVDQPDFGVLFADMGCPLDTPIDIGRLLQPRIEAEIAFVLGRDLDSDDIDPATARAAVAQLVPALEIVDSRVAGWDITIVDTVADNASSGLYVLGDDRHELGDTDLRTVEMTLTGRDGQVLSSGTGAACLGDPINALVWLARTAREYGSPLSAGEVVLSGALGPMTPVSPGDEFTATLTGLGEVRARFTTGGTA